The following are encoded together in the Zingiber officinale cultivar Zhangliang chromosome 8A, Zo_v1.1, whole genome shotgun sequence genome:
- the LOC122008276 gene encoding glycerophosphodiester phosphodiesterase GDPDL7-like, which translates to MMLRVILLVLLLLHETTAANLPAKWQTLSGGAPLVIAQGGFSGVFPESSQYAYQFAQANSVKNVVLYCDLQMTKDGAGICHTDYRLDNSTTISSVFPKGQKTYPINGKQVRGWFAVDFTSDQLYNNVSLIQSIYSRPSIFDGSLPISMVEDVTGLHPSQFWINLQFNTFFKAHNLDAVDYITSVSGQVVIDYISSPEIDFLRSLMGKLGRSKTKLIFRFLSVDDVEPSTKKTYQAFLTDLATIKSFASGILVPKSYIWPVNHDQCLEPHTSLVADAHAVGLEVYADYFANDMPASYNYSFDPTAEYLQFIDNSDFSVDGVLTDFPSTASEAIACLAHNDKNVVPNKGRPLIITHNGASGVYAGSTDLAYQQAVADGADIIDCSVQMSKDGVAFCLESPDLMGHSTAVQTFMSLATTVPEIQSNNGIFSFDLSWSDILSLKPALTSPLSQAGLSRNPAAKNAGKFMTLDDFLNFAKTSTVSGVLINIENAAYLASKKGLGIVDAVSTALSNASYDQQANKQIFIQSDDIQVLAVFKKNPSYTRVLSIEETISDAPKPTVDEIKQFADAVDLPRTSIVADSGSFISGFTDVVKKMHAANISVHASVFRNEYLAIAFDYFSDPMVELATFVAGVEVDAVVTEFPATAAAYLRSPCSDLNAKLDYSILPIEPGSLLALAPPEALPPAEAPAPALQVADIQDPPLPPVIGRSQTSSVVAPPTTSPNGQPTNAASLSVCLLAVVLSCLCVMYQ; encoded by the exons ATGATGCTTAGGGTGATTCTTTtggtccttctccttcttcatgaGACTACAGCTGCAAATCTTCCTGCAAAATGGCAGACCTTGAGTG GTGGTGCTCCTTTGGTCATAGCACAAGGTGGCTTCTCTGGAGTTTTCCCAGAGTCCAGCCAATATGCCTACCAGTTTGCACAGGCAAATAGTGTGAAAAATGTTGTTTTATATTGTGATCTTCAGATGACAAAAGATGGAGCTGGGATCTGTCATACGGATTACAGGCTTGATAATTCCACAACTATTTCATCTGTCTTCCCTAAAGGGCAGAAAACTTATCCTATCAATGGGAAACAAGTTCGAGGATGGTTTGCAGTTGATTTCACTTCAGATCAATTATATAACAACGTTTCAT TGATTCAAAGTATCTATTCCCGACCAAGCATATTTGATGGAAGTTTGCCGATATCCATGGTTGAAGACGTTACTGGACTTCACCCTTCTCAATTCTGGATAAATCTTCAG TTCAACACCTTTTTCAAGGCTCACAATCTGGATGCTGTGGACTACATTACCTCAGTTTCAGGACAAGTAGTTATAGATTATATCTCTTCTCCAGAAATAGATTTCTTAAGAAGTTTGATGGGAAAACTCGGAAGGTCCAAGACAAAGCTCATCTTTCGATTCTTGAGCGTGGATGATGTTGAACCTTCCACAAAGAAAACATATCAAGCCTTCCTAACTGATCTTGCCACTATCAAGTCATTTGCTTCTGGAATTCTTGTCCCCAAAAGCTACATATGGCCTGTTAATCATGATCAATGTCTAGAGCCCCATACTTCTTTGGTGGCTGATGCCCATGCCGTTGGCCTAGAAGTTTATGCAGATTACTTTGCAAATGATATGCCTGCAAGCTACAACTATAGTTTTGATCCAACGGCAGAGTATCTGCAATTTATTGACAACTCAGACTTCTCAGTAGATGGCGTGCTTACAGATTTCCCTTCAACAGCATCAGAAGCCATAG CTTGCTTGGCACACAACGACAAGAATGTTGTCCCTAACAAAG GTCGACCATTGATTATAACACACAATGGTGCAAGTGGAGTCTATGCTGGATCCACCGATCTTGCATATCAACAAGCAGTAGCAGATGGAGCAGATATAATTGACTGTTCAGTTCAGATGTCAAAAGATGGAGTAGCCTTTTGTTTGGAATCTCCAGACCTTATGGGCCACTCAACAGCAGTACAAACATTTATGTCACTAGCTACGACAGTTCCTGAGATACAAAGCAACAACGGAATCTTCTCATTTGATCTATCATGGAGTGACATCCTAAGCTTGAAAC CTGCACTGACAAGCCCCTTATCTCAAGCTGGCCTGTCAAGGAATCCTGCAGCTAAGAATGCTGGCAAGTTTATGACACTGGATGACTTTCTTAACTTTGCAAAAACTAGCACTGTTTCTGGAGTTCTAATCAACATAGAG AATGCTGCTTATCTTGCTTCAAAGAAAGGCCTTGGAATAGTAGATGCAGTCTCTACTGCACTTTCAAATGCAAGTTACGACCAACAAGCAAATAAGCAAATCTTCATCCAGTCTGATGACATTCAAGTCCTCGCTGTGTTCAAGAAAAATCCCAGCTACACTCGAGTGCTCTCCATCGAGGAGACCATAAGCGATGCTCCCAAGCCAACCGTCGACGAGATCAAACAATTTGCAGATGCAGTCGACCTTCCCAGAACATCCATTGTCGCTGATTCAGGCTCCTTTATTTCTGGCTTCACCGACGTCGTCAAGAAGATGCACGCAGCAAACATATCGGTTCATGCGTCTGTCTTCCGGAATGAGTACTTGGCGATAGCGTTCGACTACTTCTCGGACCCCATGGTCGAGCTTGCTACATTTGTTGCTGGTGTCGAAGTTGATGCCGTCGTCACTGAGTTTCCAGCCACTGCAGCGGCATACTTAA GGAGTCCATGCTCAGACTTGAATGCCAAGCTGGACTACTCAATCTTGCCCATAGAGCCTGGATCTCTCCTCGCTTTGGCTCCGCCGGAAGCGTTGCCGCCAGCTGAAGCCCCTGCCCCTGCTCTCCAAGTCGCTGACATTCAAGATCCGCCACTACCACCGGTGATCGGTCGCTCCCAGACGTCGTCGGTGGTTGCTCCTCCGACGACCTCTCCTAATGGCCAACCGACAAATGCTGCGAGCCTGTCTGTTTGTCTCTTGGCGGTGGTGCTCAGTTGCCTGTGCGTGATGTATCAGTGA
- the LOC122008277 gene encoding probable magnesium transporter NIPA8 isoform X1 → MGEWIVGAVINIIGSIAINFGTNLLKLGHDERERYFMLINDGSNSKLNMKSIIHFQTWRIGILLFAFGNCLNFFSFAYAAQSLLAALGSVQFVSNIIFAYFVLHKTVSVKVILATSFIVLGNIFLVSFGNHQSPVFTPEQLIAKYTSLVFLLYCFALLLVVSLNQYIYRKGEAYLAVSQSDSLYWSTLLPFSYATVSGAVGSCSVLFAKSLSNLLRLTMSSKYQFHSWFAYCILLLFLCTAGFWVMMSLSVNCKMARLNEGLSLFDAILIVPMFQIAWTFFSICTGFVYFQEYQVFNTLRTTMFVMGMACVFVGISLLAPDDTKGCRENTSSLSSDPSLSTNMNRPSKILTDDTEANLDGLLANTVLAKARHMLLKAKAVGSFSLGLGEDSQGASSVLVMPMVSSRTTGLRDTIFDRTKFIPLRNSNDTEMQEEVFD, encoded by the exons ATGGGCGAGTGGATTGTTGGAGCTGTTATCAACATAATTGGAAGCATTGCCATAAACTTTGGGACcaaccttctaaaattgggtcATGATGAG CGAGAGAGGTATTTCATGCTTATTAATGATGGAAGTAATAGCAAACTTAATATGAAATCAATCATACATTTCCAAACTTGGAGAATTG GTATTCTTTTGTTTGCTTTTGGAAACTGCctcaatttcttttcctttgcttatGCCGCACAG TCACTTCTCGCCGCTTTGGGTTCAGTTCAGTTTGTATCCAATATTATATTTGCTTACTTTGTGCTACATAAGACAGTATCAGTCAA GGTCATTCTGGCAACATCTTTCATTGTTTTGGGCAATATCTTCCTAGTATCCTTTGGAAATCACCAGTCACCTG TATTCACACCGGAGCAACTGATTGCAAAATACACCAGCTTAGtctttcttttatattgcttcGCCTTGCTTTTGGTGGTTAGCCTCAATCAATATATTTACAG GAAAGGAGAAGCATATCTTGCAGTTTCTCAGAGTGACAGTCTTTATTGGTCTACATTGCTTCCATTTTCATATGCTACTGTTTCTGGTGCTGTGGGTTCCTGCTCAGTGTTATTTGCAAAATCATT GTCTAACTTGTTAAGACTGACCATGAGCAGCAAGTATCAGTTCCATAGCTGGTTTGCATATTGTATACTACTATTGTTCTTATGTACAGCCGGATTTTGGGTAATGATGTCATTAAGTGTAAACTGCAAA ATGGCAAGATTAAATGAAGGCTTGTCTCTCTTCGATGCAATCCTCATTGTCCCTATGTTTCAGATTGCATGGACCTTCTTTTCCATCTGCACTGGATTTGTATATTTTCAGGAATATCAA GTATTTAACACCCTAAGAACGACTATGTTTGTAATGGGGATGGCATGTGTGTTCGTTGGTATTTCTTTGTTGGCACCTGATGACACTAAAG gaTGCAGAGAAAATACTTCTTCATTGTCTTCAGATCCAAGCCTTTCAACTAATATGAACAG ACCATCCAAGATACTGACAGACGACACCGAAGCAAACCTGGATGGGTTGCTTGCAAATACAGTGCTTGCTAAAGCAAGACATATGCTCCTGAAGGCCAAG GCTGTTGGTTCTTTTTCCCTGGGTCTTGGTGAGGACTCGCAGGGTGCTTCTTCAGTACTTGTAATGCCTATGGTATCTTCAAGGACAACAGGGTTAAGAGACACCATCTTCGATCGAACAAAGTTCATTCCCCTAAGAAACTCCAATGATACAGAGATGCAGGAAGAAGTCTTTGATTGA
- the LOC122008277 gene encoding probable magnesium transporter NIPA8 isoform X2: MGEWIVGAVINIIGSIAINFGTNLLKLGHDERERYFMLINDGSNSKLNMKSIIHFQTWRIGILLFAFGNCLNFFSFAYAAQSLLAALGSVQFVSNIIFAYFVLHKTVSVKVILATSFIVLGNIFLVSFGNHQSPVFTPEQLIAKYTSLVFLLYCFALLLVVSLNQYIYRKGEAYLAVSQSDSLYWSTLLPFSYATVSGAVGSCSVLFAKSLSNLLRLTMSSKYQFHSWFAYCILLLFLCTAGFWMARLNEGLSLFDAILIVPMFQIAWTFFSICTGFVYFQEYQVFNTLRTTMFVMGMACVFVGISLLAPDDTKGCRENTSSLSSDPSLSTNMNRPSKILTDDTEANLDGLLANTVLAKARHMLLKAKAVGSFSLGLGEDSQGASSVLVMPMVSSRTTGLRDTIFDRTKFIPLRNSNDTEMQEEVFD, from the exons ATGGGCGAGTGGATTGTTGGAGCTGTTATCAACATAATTGGAAGCATTGCCATAAACTTTGGGACcaaccttctaaaattgggtcATGATGAG CGAGAGAGGTATTTCATGCTTATTAATGATGGAAGTAATAGCAAACTTAATATGAAATCAATCATACATTTCCAAACTTGGAGAATTG GTATTCTTTTGTTTGCTTTTGGAAACTGCctcaatttcttttcctttgcttatGCCGCACAG TCACTTCTCGCCGCTTTGGGTTCAGTTCAGTTTGTATCCAATATTATATTTGCTTACTTTGTGCTACATAAGACAGTATCAGTCAA GGTCATTCTGGCAACATCTTTCATTGTTTTGGGCAATATCTTCCTAGTATCCTTTGGAAATCACCAGTCACCTG TATTCACACCGGAGCAACTGATTGCAAAATACACCAGCTTAGtctttcttttatattgcttcGCCTTGCTTTTGGTGGTTAGCCTCAATCAATATATTTACAG GAAAGGAGAAGCATATCTTGCAGTTTCTCAGAGTGACAGTCTTTATTGGTCTACATTGCTTCCATTTTCATATGCTACTGTTTCTGGTGCTGTGGGTTCCTGCTCAGTGTTATTTGCAAAATCATT GTCTAACTTGTTAAGACTGACCATGAGCAGCAAGTATCAGTTCCATAGCTGGTTTGCATATTGTATACTACTATTGTTCTTATGTACAGCCGGATTTTGG ATGGCAAGATTAAATGAAGGCTTGTCTCTCTTCGATGCAATCCTCATTGTCCCTATGTTTCAGATTGCATGGACCTTCTTTTCCATCTGCACTGGATTTGTATATTTTCAGGAATATCAA GTATTTAACACCCTAAGAACGACTATGTTTGTAATGGGGATGGCATGTGTGTTCGTTGGTATTTCTTTGTTGGCACCTGATGACACTAAAG gaTGCAGAGAAAATACTTCTTCATTGTCTTCAGATCCAAGCCTTTCAACTAATATGAACAG ACCATCCAAGATACTGACAGACGACACCGAAGCAAACCTGGATGGGTTGCTTGCAAATACAGTGCTTGCTAAAGCAAGACATATGCTCCTGAAGGCCAAG GCTGTTGGTTCTTTTTCCCTGGGTCTTGGTGAGGACTCGCAGGGTGCTTCTTCAGTACTTGTAATGCCTATGGTATCTTCAAGGACAACAGGGTTAAGAGACACCATCTTCGATCGAACAAAGTTCATTCCCCTAAGAAACTCCAATGATACAGAGATGCAGGAAGAAGTCTTTGATTGA